Proteins encoded within one genomic window of Episyrphus balteatus chromosome 1, idEpiBalt1.1, whole genome shotgun sequence:
- the LOC129911837 gene encoding PE-PGRS family protein PE_PGRS33-like, whose protein sequence is MRTFLFCAVVAFVVAVFQVDAQVSGGAQAAAGIVNAISGTAGIGGGVGGANGVVGGAAGANGNVLGLLSGSGGAAGNILQDGKLVKGGEGVSVGVPGVVNVDGVASGTIGDIKEGTILNGNIGGKIQVPALGSGEIDVSPVVNV, encoded by the coding sequence atgcgTACTTTCTTGTTTTGTGCTGTAGTCGCTTTCGTTGTAGCAGTGTTCCAAGTGGATGCTCAAGTTTCCGGTGGAGCTCAGGCAGCAGCTGGAATAGTAAATGCTATCAGTGGAACAGCTGGAATAGGAGGTGGCGTTGGTGGGGCAAATGGAGTAGTAGGTGGAGCAGCTGGAGCCAATGGAAATGTACTTGGACTATTAAGTGGTAGCGGTGGAGCTGCTGGAAATATTTTACAAGATGGTAAATTAGTAAAAGGAGGTGAGGGAGTCAGTGTTGGTGTACCTGGAGTAGTAAATGTAGATGGTGTTGCCAGTGGAACAATTGGTGATATTAAAGAGGGTACAATCTTAAATGGAAACATTGGCGGCAAAATACAAGTACCTGCTCTAGGAAGTGGAGAGATTGATGTATCACCTGTTGTGAATGTCTAA
- the LOC129911849 gene encoding uncharacterized PE-PGRS family protein PE_PGRS54-like — MRTFYFCAAALIFVLALYQVNAQKGVGGGDGGLLDDVGETVDALLYGQRQLFQVNAHVVGGLAGVTVELGGGHRGGLRGGRGAGLGLGLGFGLEGAAGNVFGGSVNTAGHHAGSLAGAAGQVAGGVADVAGNTVGGVAGAAGNTVGGVAGAAGKVVGSLADAPSQVSGGVADVAGNTVGGVAGAAGNTVGGVAGAAGKVVGSLAGAPGQVAGGVAGVANNTVGGVASAAGNTVGGVAGAAGNTVGGVASAAGNTVGGVAGAAGKVVGSLAGAPGQVSGGVADIAGNTVGGVAGAAGNTVGGVAGAAGQVVGSLAGAPGQVSGGVAGVANNTVGGVASAAGNTVGGVAGAAGNTVGGVAGAAGQVVGSLEGAPGQVSGGVADVAGNTVGGVAGAGGNTVGGVAGAAGQVVGSLADAPSQVSGGVADVAGNTVGGVAGAAGNTVGGVAGAAGKVVGSLAGAPGQVAGGVAGVANNTVGGVASAAGNTVGGVAGAAGNTVGGVAGAAGQVVGSLAGAPGQVSGGVADVAGNTVGGVAGAGGNTVGGVAGAAGQVVGSLAGAAGQVAGGVAGVANNTVGGVASAAGNTVGGVAGAAGNTVGGVAGAAGQVVGSLAGAPGQVAGGVAGVANNTVGGVASAAGNTVGGVAGAAGQVVGSLAGAPGQVAGGVAGVANNTVGGVASAAGNTVGGVAGAAGQVVGSLAGAPGQVAGGVAGAAGQVVGSLAGAPGQVAGGVAGVANNTVGGVASAAGNTVGGVAGAAGQVVGSLAGAPGQVAGGVAGAGGQVVGSLAGAPGQVAGGVAGAAGQVVGSLAGAPGQVAGGVAGVANNTVGGVASAAGNTVGGVAGAAGQVAGGVAGAAGQVVGSLAGAAGQAAGGVPGVANNTVGGVASAAGNTVGGVAGAAGQAAGGVADVAGNTVGGVADVAGNTVGGVAGAAGQVVGGLAGTTGNVVGGLAGAAGNIASGYTSGGLVGLINGLGFGLGDTPVNVVGSPAGAAGNAAGEVAGSVGGVRLGGGLLVGIGGGVV; from the exons atgcgTACTTTCTATTTCTGCGCCGCTGCACTTATTTTCGTCCTTGCATTGTACCAAGTGAATGCCCAAAAAGGTGTTGGTGGAGGTGACGGTGGACTATTAGATGATGTGGGTGAAACTGTTGATGCATTACTATATGGTCAACGTCAAC TGTTCCAAGTGAATGCTCACGTTGTCGGTGGACTAGCGGGAGTAACTGTTGAACTAGGAGGTGGACATAGAGGTGGACTAAGAGGTGGACGAGGAGCTGGACTAGGACTTGGACTAGGATTTGGACTAGAAGGTGCTGCGGGTAACGTTTTTGGTGGATCAGTAAATACAGCAGGTCACCATGCAGGAAGCCTAGCAGGTGCAGCCGGTCAAGTTGCTGGTGGAGTAGCAGATGTAGCTGGTAATACTGTCGGTGGAGTAGCAGGTGCAGCTGGTAATACTGTAGGTGGAGTAGCAGGTGCAGCCGGTAAAGTTGTAGGAAGCCTAGCAGATGCACCCAGTCAAGTTTCTGGTGGAGTAGCAGATGTAGCTGGTAATACTGTCGGTGGAGTAGCAGGTGCAGCTGGTAATACTGTCGGTGGAGTAGCAGGTGCAGCCGGTAAAGTTGTAGGAAGCCTAGCAGGTGCACCCGGTCAAGTTGCTGGTGGAGTAGCAGGTGTAGCTAATAATACTGTCGGTGGAGTAGCAAGTGCAGCTGGTAATACTGTCGGTGGAGTAGCAGGTGCAGCTGGTAATACTGTCGGTGGAGTAGCAAGTGCAGCTGGTAATACTGTCGGTGGAGTAGCAGGTGCAGCCGGTAAAGTTGTAGGAAGCCTAGCAGGTGCACCCGGTCAAGTTTCTGGTGGAGTAGCAGATATAGCTGGTAATACTGTCGGTGGAGTAGCAGGTGCAGCTGGTAATACTGTCGGTGGAGTAGCAGGTGCAGCCGGTCAAGTTGTAGGAAGCCTAGCAGGTGCACCCGGTCAAGTTTCTGGTGGAGTAGCAGGTGTAGCTAATAATACTGTCGGTGGAGTAGCAAGTGCAGCTGGTAATACTGTCGGTGGAGTAGCAGGTGCAGCTGGTAATACTGTCGGTGGAGTAGCAGGTGCAGCCGGTCAAGTTGTAGGAAGCCTAGAAGGTGCACCCGGTCAAGTTTCTGGTGGAGTAGCAGATGTAGCTGGTAATACTGTCGGTGGAGTAGCAGGTGCAGGTGGTAATACTGTCGGTGGAGTAGCAGGTGCAGCCGGTCAAGTTGTAGGAAGCCTAGCAGATGCACCCAGTCAAGTTTCTGGTGGAGTAGCAGATGTAGCTGGTAATACTGTCGGTGGAGTAGCAGGTGCAGCTGGTAATACTGTCGGTGGAGTAGCAGGTGCAGCCGGTAAAGTTGTAGGAAGCCTAGCAGGTGCACCCGGTCAAGTTGCTGGTGGAGTAGCAGGTGTAGCTAATAATACTGTCGGTGGAGTAGCAAGTGCAGCTGGTAATACTGTCGGTGGAGTAGCAGGTGCAGCTGGTAATACTGTCGGTGGAGTAGCAGGTGCAGCCGGTCAAGTTGTAGGAAGCCTAGCAGGTGCACCCGGTCAAGTTTCTGGTGGAGTAGCAGATGTAGCTGGTAATACTGTCGGTGGAGTAGCAGGTGCAGGTGGTAATACTGTCGGTGGAGTAGCAGGTGCAGCCGGTCAAGTTGTAGGAAGCCTAGCAGGTGCAGCCGGTCAAGTTGCTGGTGGAGTAGCAGGTGTAGCTAATAATACTGTCGGTGGAGTAGCAAGTGCAGCTGGTAATACTGTCGGTGGAGTAGCAGGTGCAGCTGGTAATACTGTCGGTGGAGTAGCAGGTGCAGCCGGTCAAGTTGTAGGAAGCCTAGCAGGTGCACCCGGTCAAGTTGCTGGTGGAGTAGCAGGTGTAGCTAATAATACTGTCGGTGGAGTAGCAAGTGCAGCTGGTAATACTGTCGGTGGAGTAGCAGGTGCAGCTGGTCAAGTTGTAGGAAGCCTAGCAGGTGCACCCGGTCAAGTTGCTGGTGGAGTAGCAGGTGTAGCTAATAATACTGTCGGTGGAGTAGCAAGTGCAGCTGGTAATACTGTCGGTGGAGTAGCAGGTGCAGCCGGTCAAGTTGTAGGAAGCCTAGCAGGTGCACCCGGTCAAGTTGCTGGTGGAGTAGCAGGTGCAGCCGGTCAAGTTGTAGGAAGCCTAGCAGGTGCACCCGGTCAAGTTGCTGGTGGAGTAGCAGGTGTAGCTAATAATACTGTCGGTGGAGTAGCAAGTGCAGCTGGTAATACTGTCGGTGGAGTAGCAGGTGCAGCCGGTCAAGTTGTAGGAAGCCTAGCAGGTGCACCCGGTCAAGTTGCTGGTGGAGTAGCAGGTGCAGGCGGTCAAGTTGTAGGAAGCCTAGCAGGTGCACCCGGTCAAGTTGCTGGTGGAGTAGCAGGTGCAGCCGGTCAAGTTGTAGGAAGCCTAGCAGGTGCACCCGGTCAAGTTGCTGGTGGAGTAGCAGGTGTAGCTAATAATACTGTCGGTGGAGTAGCAAGTGCAGCTGGTAATACTGTCGGTGGAGTAGCAGGTGCAGCCGGTCAAGTTGCTGGTGGAGTAGCAGGTGCAGCCGGTCAAGTTGTAGGAAGCCTAGCAGGTGCAGCCGGTCAAGCTGCTGGTGGAGTACCAGGTGTAGCTAATAATACTGTCGGTGGAGTAGCAAGTGCAGCTGGTAATACTGTCGGTGGAGTAGCAGGTGCAGCCGGTCAAGCTGCTGGTGGAGTAGCAGATGTAGCTGGTAATACTGTCGGTGGAGTAGCAGATGTAGCTGGTAATACTGTCGGTGGAGTAGCAGGTGCAGCCGGTCAAGTTGTAGGTGGACTAGCAGGTACAACGGGTAATGTTGTTGGTGGACTGGCAGGTGCAGCTGGTAATATTGCATCGGGTTATACTAGTGGTGGACTAGTAGGATTAATCAATGGTCTAGGATTTGGACTGGGAGATACACCGGTTAATGTTGTCGGTAGTCCAGCAGGTGCAGCAGGTAATGCTGCTGGTGAAGTAGCAGGTTCAGTCGGTGGAGTACGATTGGGAGGTGGTCTTCTAGTTGGAATCGGTGGCGGAGTTGTATAG
- the LOC129911844 gene encoding uncharacterized PE-PGRS family protein PE_PGRS24-like, with product MRTFLFCAVVAFVVAVFQVDAQVSGGVEAPPGIVDGAIKGGIGGKNGLAGGSAGGGADLPVVGSGSGGAAGKIGENGVQGGEGVGLSGPVKGGVGASGTLADIKDGKVVDGKIGASLGDAEVTLKPNV from the coding sequence atgcgTACTTTCTTGTTTTGTGCTGTAGTCGCTTTCGTTGTAGCAGTGTTCCAAGTGGATGCTCAAGTTTCCGGTGGAGTTGAGGCACCACCTGGAATAGTTGATGGTGCCATAAAAGGTGGCATCGGTGGGAAAAATGGACTAGCAGGTGGATCCGCTGGAGGTGGTGCAGATTTACCTGTAGTAGGAAGTGGTAGCGGTGGAGCTGCTGGAAAAATTGGAGAGAACGGTGTACAAGGAGGTGAGGGAGTCGGTTTAAGTGGACCTGTAAAAGGAGGCGTTGGAGCCAGTGGAACGCTTGCTGATATTAAAGATGGTAAGGTCGTAGATGGAAAAATTGGAGCCTCTTTAGGAGATGCAGAAGTTACATTAAAGCCTAATGTTTAG